The genomic interval ATGACAGCAAAAAATGTTATCCTTCTGTCATAATGTTGGGTTTAGTAGTTTCaactttttgacaaaaaaatgttttctacATTTGTTGTGAAGTATTTTCCTGACGTACTTACCCATAACCCTGCCatcaatgtcaaaataaaactgATAATTACAATAATCGTTGCAATTATTCTTTTTTCACTAAACATATTCTTCAGTTGTCGTAGTGGTCCCATCAAAAAGCACGTACTAgagtgaaaaaaacaaaacagtttaaaCAAGGAGTAAAATATTAGAATCCTTTATCTTTCATGAAACCTTTCAATAAATTTCCTAGTCAATGGCCTTTGTAGATAAGACGAGAATCAGAGAAAGAGTGGAGTTGCGTTTGTGGAGTATATTGATGAAGGTCAGAGAGGTATTGTAGTCCATAACTTAATGAAGCTTGGTAATGAATACAAAAACTAATAGGTAAGGCCCCCCaaaaaatatatctggttctggtaaGCGCGCatgtgccctgaataccctcgcgtcgatccttttttttttccgataatttttgctttcccattccttatttattcctgatatcaggagaacaagcagatGAAATCTACCCTaaatgccaagactgcttaaatacaaaacataaactgcttcgaagaaaagggaagtttttcaagagataaatttgatagaacagagtatgtaaagtgtcaaaaaaatgtgtatttactaatttaaaaaaaaattcgcgtcgtcgcaccactttagaaagtttaccctgaccagaaccagatattttttttttttggcctaacctACAAAGTTATTGCAAGAGAGGTTGAATATAACcatacataaattaatgatttattCTACTTCAGAGTAAATAGAACAGTACCTTAACATGGCTACAATATTTCCAAGTGTGTAGAAGATGGCAAACATCACCAAACCATTACTAcccaaaaacaaaagaaagactCCCTGcaagataaaacaaacaattaattgatataaatcacaacaaactGTTAGAAtacaaaaatgtgtaaacatatatatttgttgtatatttaaatgtttattattgctGTGATGTCACCTTCAATTAATGCCTGTTTTGCACTGATAATGTTAGATTCCATACTTTCATTGGTGAGTGGAGAATAAATACAACTGGTggaaatgtaataattatattttgtaagTAATTCTCAGAACCTGCAATATCATTTAACTCTTGCTAGAGAGTCAAAACGGAAAAAGGAATGCCAACTTATTCTCACATTAACTATAGTAATGTATTTGTAGGGTATGGAGgtactgaacatgaaatcaaaaGATAGCTATAATTTTAAGGTGCCCAAAGTTTCAGTAAAAAATTCACTTTGTCGACAACTAATTTCTGATTTggacaagtttttttttaaatctacttGTCTAGTGGGCaagaaaacatttaaaattattttgagCCCTGGCCTATTTCATCCCTATGGTTCCAATTTTAAGCATAGACCatcgtgggtggagggtctatattTTAAGCTAGTACAAGTAGTAATCCAAGACCATGGGATCCAAACACTTACCAAAAATGATAAAGTCATACCAAGAACAAAACATATGATGAACCCTTTGACTCTGGTTGACCAGCTTAGAGTTGTAGCATCTGAAAACTGAAAGAGAAAAAGAAATTATTactaaatgtatgcaaatggaCATATTTCcttatcattatcattaaaattaaaTCAAAGACTTTTGGTCTTCAACGTTTGATTTCTTGAAATTAGCCATTAATTTTTGTAGGAAGTATGTAAATTCGACCTGAGTTCCAACCAAGGTATTTTACAGAAATAAATGACAAGCTACAGTGTGGAACTTTATGTCTGTAAGTAACAGTTTTACCAGGTCCCCatcccccatccccaccccatcTGGGCTGGGTTCCCAAAACTCACCAAAACATTGCAATCAATGAatcaactacattgtacatgttacatgtaaatatttacagTGTTCTTTTCTCAAAGTTaatacttcattatcttttaaatcaatatgcccatgtgggcagaaaatgaaagtacaattattaaagtgagtgtgtgtggggggtcgATGGTAACCAATTGTGACACTTGAAGGTGGTGGTCGGCAACCTTTGAGTAGTGGTCACCAAGACCGAGTCCCAGACGGTGCCGACCGGTGCCGACCGGCGTCAGCAGATCCCTGCATGTATTTCAATACATCACTGGGTTTAATTAcactttaatttttttagaGGATGAAAACAAATGATAACTTGTAAAAGAAGTTACCTGTACAcctgtacatatatttgatattttttatttcaagatGATATGTTACCATAAAATGCCTATAAATGTATAGAAGTTGGTAGTGTTTTTATCAAAGGGTGGAAAGTATGTAGACATGTAGATGTATGACATCACTACTATAGCTCTCTACGAATATCGTCATACTGTATACAGAGACATTATAAAGT from Glandiceps talaboti chromosome 3, keGlaTala1.1, whole genome shotgun sequence carries:
- the LOC144453984 gene encoding vesicle transport protein SFT2B-like yields the protein MDKLKKVLKGEEEDEGDQSLYTQFSDATTLSWSTRVKGFIICFVLGMTLSFLGVFLLFLGSNGLVMFAIFYTLGNIVAMLSTCFLMGPLRQLKNMFSEKRIIATIIVIISFILTLMAGLWWSISALALIFCIIQFLALTWYALSYIPFARDAVKKCFSSCMA